Genomic DNA from Ctenopharyngodon idella isolate HZGC_01 chromosome 1, HZGC01, whole genome shotgun sequence:
actttacagcagaaataaatatgtttacagcctggtacaaaaaGTGGTTTGGGCACTGACTAAAAGTTTTGTCTgtcagatttactacaatgataATGGCTAGAGAATAGGCCTCTCAAGACACCACAAAatccgacagcactgcttggatattataactgaAACTGCTACACTATTTTGAAATTTTACCAAATTTTACCAAAAATTTACCAAAATTTACTTTGAATGCTGCCTaatttgtttgtgagagtctagttcagttttacaacataaacggtgctcagattgcataatttcttaAAGAATAATGACAGAGAGCAGAACGTTCTGAAGAAATATGACGCAAACAATGggcaatatatcaatatttcatttgtggacaaaaagtgctgttgtctgtttttcaatggacgcttatcatggacattttaccaaAGTGCGACGGATTGGATTTATCTCGCAatcgctatttcattacaaaGGTATGAAATACCGTTTTGATTTTGCAATATTGctgttgctggagcatctatatcgtaaaaGAGACACCGTAGATTGATCCTTAAAGTAGTAAACCCCTTAAAACTTTCAAATTAAGTATAatttgttatctttattaatattttagataatatctaagatagatagagatagctCCTTAGCCTGAGCTAACTTGATCACGTCGCGCTAGGCGGGtgtggtttcagcaaccaggcacctcagCTCCACCCATGTCCcacctctttgcccattttcggTTATCTGGGAGTGATGCACTGTGACGCGCTGCCAAGATGGCGACGGTCGGCTCCGCCcactttgggcttcaaaaatgctcttcagaaacctacgggtgacgccacggacactacgtccatgttttatacagtctatggttataaagtccaattctgagggaaaaaagactgactttttctcagaattgcaactttatatcacgcaattctgactttataactcgcaattgcgagtttatatcaattgcgagaagaaaaaaaaagacagaattgcgagataaaaagtcacaattactatttttattttttattcagtggcggaaacaagtgaatgcaaagaaatatatataaaaaaaaaaaattcaaaaaaactTTAAGGTCAGCAATAATCCTTTTAAGAACtaccaaaaacataaaatattaaataatcattctaatatgccaaaACAGCATTGGGCGAGCTTAAAGTGCACACAAAACCAGGTTTTATGTCCCATCATGTATCTAGTGTCCCTTGTGTCCTGTAGTGGATGTTTGTGGCTGTAGTTTCTCTGATTTCCTGTCTTTAGTCTCGCTGTCAGAGGCCGAGTCTGAATCCTGAACCTGCTGCTGTTTCTGCCACATGTCAGAGTACAGCCCTCCCTTCGCCAACAGCTCCTCGTGCCTACGACAAACAATAATACTGGACTTTAACCTGCATAGTTCATGTATTAAACTATATCGAGTCGGACTTTGAGTTCAGAGTACTAGTAAATGAACTCACCTTCCTCTCTCCACAATCTGCCCATCAAGAAGTACAAGAATCACGTCAGCTCCAATGACAGTCGACAATCTACAATATTTGCATTATACAATAAGAAATACTGTAATGTATAAAAgactttaatattttgttttatggcTTATGCTTTTACTGTAATAATCTATGGGAGTAGATTTGAGTAAAAACTCTCTTAATTCATTTAATCATGTGTTTACCTGTGTGCCACCACAATGGAGGTTCTGTTGGTGCAGATTTTAGCCAGCGATGCCTGAATATTTCGCTCAGTCTGTGTGTCTAGAGCAGACGTGGCCTATGGGtagaggatgagtaaattagtCCATGAAGAAAAAAGTACTTGAGTACATAATgcactgatgatgatgatgtaccTCATCAAGAAGGATGATTTGTGGAGCTTTGAGGATGGTGCGAGCGATGGCGACTCTCTGCTTCTCTCCTCCACTCAACTTCAGCCCCCTCTCACCCACCTGAGTGTCATAGCCTACAAATATAAATCAATCATGAATATCAATTATGAATTCAAACATTATCTAGACTCAAAATGAGCCAAATGGATGGCATAAAAAGCCAAATGATGCTCTCTGTCCAGCACAAATGATCTACAATAATCTGAGCACATTTTATAAAGGTCTGTATTTCAAACACCCTATTTATATTCATTACTTGCAGtttaattatagtttttttaatgGCAAAATGGTTCTCACCGTCTGGGAAAGTTACGATTTTGTCATGGATGTCAGCGGCAATCGCAGCCTCCTCCACCTCTTGGTCAGTAGCAGCAACTCGACCGTAACGGATGTTGTCCcgaatattgtcattaaacagGACAGTGTCCTGAGGGACGACACCAATGTGAGCGCGCAGAGAGGTCTGCTTCACCTGAGACACAACCAGACGTATGAATTATTAAGAGCttgaaacataaaaaacaaaggaCAAAATATTCCTCCACATGTTCATGTAGGGAAAGGTTTGGGTgcaattttatatattacaagcagggcttgacattaacacccgccaaccagTAACACactcactcctactagccactttggcagattgaatttaatatatataatatataaattttttttaattatagtcttttaaaaagtcatctgaaataataaactaagcgcaatgtagtgttgtcaaaaatatcgatttttcgatacatatcgatactgaaatatctgaaacgttTTCCAATAttcattttccacagaatagatacacgataccagctgctctttctctctgacagcgagttgacacacaaacccgcctcccctcactcgtttcatttgctccggatgaatattgttggtgttacagggcttgaattttggcGTGGGATTGCGAGTGGCTAGAAAACTTTTGTTCACCTTTGAGATGTCTTGACCGTCTATTTTTATACACCCGCCCTGTACGTCATAAAAACGGAAAAGCAGACGGATGATGGTGCTCTTTCCTGATCCAGACTGTCCAACCTGAGAGAAATCCAAACAGTCAAATTTTGTGTACTCAAATATAAACTCAAAGTCAGTTTAGAGCAGAATAGAATAGCATAAAACAGAAAAGACTTACAAGTGCGACCGTCTGTCCGGGAAGTACAGTAAAAGAGACATCTTTTAGAATTTCTTTGCTGCAAAAACATCCatatcatataaaataaaagttgcATATTATTAAGTGATTATTGCTCATTTATAAAATCAattcatctaaaaataaataataatgaagaaTAATAGAAATACATCTAACTGAAGCTTCTTACCCTTGCGTGTAGCTGAAGAAGACATTCTCAAATTCTACTTTTCCCTGCCTGAAGTTGAGGTTTCCTGCATTGACATCATCCTTCACCTAAGCAATAACCCAAATTATCATGTCAGGAATTATTCAAagcttctctgaaatgaatttCAAAGAAAACCCTCCACTCACTTCCTCCTCCTCAGTGAAGAGCTTGAACATGCTTTCCATATCGATGAAGGAGCTCTGGATCATTCTGTTCAAGGAAAGATACACGCTTACTTTCAtctttgttcttttgaaaatgcatataaatagtGATCTATACGCTGACGATAAACTATTAACCAAGATTTAGAAAAAAGCTCCATACCTGTAGTATGTTCCAAACCAGTTGAGAGGAGTGTAGAGCTGGATGATGTATGTTCCAAACAGCACATAATCTCCGACCTGGAAGAACATGATGAGTTGAAAGCAGTTAATGTcacatgggaaaaaaaaaaaaaaaaaaattatatatcgCGTTAAtgcatgcgattaattttttaagtttaatttgttaaaaatatttaacgtaattaacgcagcatccgttttttccatcataatttggctagcgttacattatttgatcacgctcttattcacgcaaatgcttttaaaccattcaagcgccaaaagacaaacgagaacgcgctgtctgtgaatgtcatgtcatgtgacacacacgactcgtgtgcacagaaagacgcgagccagtatcgagttctcttttgtgcttaaacaaaacaataacacacacaatGATGCCAAAATGCCCTTTTTGctgagtatcctcataagagcagtcttaaatgagttaaataacgttttaaatgaacttaaagagttgtgagaaaaatcatgttcagcagcagcagctcttaaagtgacagcagcctaataaaccagttgctgtgatgatgtctgtcattaatgttcatcaaagaacaaaggtaacagagaaatttgtagctttaataaggattaatctcaCTATAATCtcaataatttcatttataatttatgcagtgaagactgtgaagtgtataactttattcaatttctgtatatttcctacctgttagacagcactaattaaaatacattaaaataataaagtttttaaaatgaattctgCACTtaagttacactttttttttttttttgccagtgccagatgaatacatttttttttttcttcaagccATTAAACTCACTACAATCCAATAAAATACTCTTCAGAGAcaactccagtctttagtgtcacatgatccttcagaaatcattctaatatgctgatttgctgcgcAAGAAtcaattcttcttcttattatcgatgttgaaaacagttgtgctgcttaatatttttataaccatcacactttttttttttttttcaggcttcACTGataaaatagaaagttcaaaagaacataatttgtttgaaactgaaatctttttttaacattataaatgtctttactgtgacttttgcgttaatttaatgcatccttgctgaataattaatttgttccttttttatttgtttctaaACCACAGATGATGTGATGGCTTCATAAGTTTCTGGCAGTGGTCTGATATCTGAGGTGTTCCCGACTGTTCGTACCTGAAACTTCCCCTCTGTCACGAAGTATGCACAGAGCAGCGATCCGGTCAGCAGACCCAAACCGATGATGAGGTTCTGCGTTTGATTTAAAAACGCCAGGGACGCGTTGGTCTTCCATTCCGATACCTGAGCAAAACAGAATATAATTATGAAAAttgtatttatgatttatgcTATTAACCaataaactataaaatacaCATAATAACAAATCTGGTCTGGAGAGCAGTCTAAAAAcatccttgaaaaaaaaaaaatactacctGATATTTCAGGATGGCATCCTCAAAGCGATTTGCTTCATAACTCTCtgcattgtaatatttcaccTGTTGACATTAACACAATTCAATCACACCATATAcaattttttcaatttttttttattttttataacacaCACTCTGACACCTTAGCCAAACAAAGAGGGAACAAAACAAATCCATACCGTCTCAAAGTTCAATAAAGAGTCCACAGCTTTCGATTTGGCATTGTTATCTTGTGTGTTCATATCTCGTCTGTATTTGGTTCTCCATTCAGTGATAACGATGGTGAGAGCTGAAAGAGACACAGATAACAGAgcagtcaatcaatcaaatgctgatttggtataTTTCTattcttcagtcttcagtgacTCCTGAAACAAGGAGAATCAAAAGCAATAATCCTGCAGATTTTAGGTATATTCAGAATGCCAAACTTTATACATACATGAAATTTGCATGGAATACCTTGACAAATtaaatttgctaaattgtgcagcacactgtatcccacaatgcaatgcactagACTACTTGTCCTTCCATTTCCAGTGTGAGTAATATCAACTGTAATTTGAACTTTACAAAGTCATAAATGTGCACCAATTGCAGAATTAAACAAGCCCGCAAAATGAGGTTCTTTgacagtgttgttttagtattatttatatactactaaaatatttatacatattttgaattagcttttatttagttatttacttttaattttaaaagtatgttatgaggttttgtcatttttattatttttataacgAGTTGTTAGCCGTCAGCGGctgttcagtgctcgtgtacccgcagagaacagcttcatctcggccagtccttcgggaatttgccgctaactcttatgtagatagtggttaaacatgagatataatttgttttgggtatatcaaagAGGCAATCTTTCGTcttattaatatacagtattacttgttccagagcaaatcgATTTAGATTGAGGGGaaaattaagtttcataactttataaaataaagtcataaataatatgttgtatttggtattgagaaagggtccgcTAGAGATCGCAAATGCTAGCAAAATTGAAAGGGACTGGTTGTAAACAAGGAATTTGTTTTAGCGCTGTaatgggaaatccccttaacttttaaaaggacaaagacactgATCcctcttttttacatttaaactgatttttttattgtatataatattatggacatcgacctgaagaatgaatgctatatcagatgGAGGTAATGCACTCGTTTtgtcgatctctctctcataataccataatactctactcaacaaaatataataagcttcaatgaagcgactcaacgttTCTTCGTTaatagttctaaagtgacgttttagaattagtaacggaggcttgggctcaactgttaaactgtcaacttgagatttgaatccatggTGGGAGGAAGTATTCCTGCACAAAAGAgcgtttttaaagacactctgttgttcttatttattaacacacttgtgccgtcgaactgttatataaacgcaatatcacttGTAGCCATGCAATATGGCTCTATATCAGCAagctgtgattacctacggtgctgatatacagccatattgcactgctactcgtgtgatattgcatatatatatgtgtgtgctcATGTATACACATTTAGAAATGACCATTGTTAGATACTCACTGAGGTAGAGGGCCATACAAACGAAGACTATGAGGCCAAACCAGGCATTGAAATTGGATATAAAATAGATAATGGCGATGACAATGTCAGCGATGGTGGGCAAGATGCTGAACACGATATAGCTGTTggaataagaaataaaaaaaatatttcaagacAATAGAGACTGGGATCACTTTTACTGTAAAAGAATACTATTTATACTTAAGGTGTGTATGCATCCAAGACCTAAACAGTCCTAAATGACCTTGATTATGTATCAGTACTTGCATGTATCAAGACTAATGtcaaatttcaaataatttttttagctgTCACCTCAGCAGGCTGTTGATGGAGGAGGTTCCTCTGTCGATGCTTCTCAGGACGTCTCCGGTGCGGCGGCCCAGGTGCCAGCGCAGAGACAGAGAGTGCAGGTGAGCAAAGAGACGCACCTGGACCACACGGTTAGTGTACTGCTGCACTCGAATCCACAGGAACGAACGCATGTTACTCACGAACCCAGACGCACCTGCAGATGAAGATGAGATTGTGGTCAGATTCAAACTGATAATCCACATCAAAGATATCATTAAATTAAGTGATGTTCCCTCACCAGCTCCACCACCCTGCAGGAACTTCAGGAGCCCGTAAAGACACACTGTAGTCGCCAGAGTCTTCCAAGAGCTCCCATCTGTCAGCTGGTTCACTGTAAAGGAGATTcataaaagtacaaatattgcttagctatatatacatatgccATTTGAGAAAAGGCTACTGACCCAAAAGTACAATTACTTcccttatattttataaaaaaaattcaatcatGACTGAATAAGACTCCGCACCTATGTTCTTGTAGTAGATGGGCACAAACACATTGATGACACGTTCCACTCCCAGCAGCCCGAGACACAGCAGAACCAGCAGCTGAAGCACGACATTGCCTTTAGGCCACATGTACGGCACCAACAGACGCACCTTCTGCCTAAAGTCTTTCCACGTGGACTGATTCTCTTCAGAATTACCCAAGAGAGGCTGAAAACATGCAAGAGATGTGTTAATCAGATTAATGATAGTAAGATGTATTTATGCAGATTTGACAATAGCAGAGAGCATCTAATGTCTTACTGCTCCATGCTCAACATCTCGCTCATCTTCATTGACCAGAAGCATGTACGGTCGGCTAGGCAATCCTGGAGCTTTGAGGCCTAACAGGAACAGCAAACCTGAGCTGAAGTACCGCACCAGCCAGAAAGCAAACTCTATCTGCAGACATAGTCACAATGCATATGGAAATTATTATTTGCTATTGTTTGTATCTGCTAGAATCATATCATATCATCTAAAGAGTAAAGAGTGGCATCACTATAATGTGTCTCAGATTTTTGGTCATTAGCGTTTAAACAAAAGcacttcaaatattttatggtttctttggcattaaaaaaaagcttattttgtGGCATGAATTTGACTCCAGTGTGTCTTACTGAATTTGTCTTCTGTAATTAATAAGTTACCAATAAAAACAATTGTAGCATCAGTATAGGGTgccaaatttaaaataaagcacattaaagaaaaaaatattttaaatataaaatatttaaactgaaatataatattaaaatgtttaaatttagttttaagttttaggtctacttacatttataattatataatgtatatttaagagttatattttatttttaaacttatttACTGTTTAATAATTTACAATTATTGATTatgtattaatgttttaataaataaacaattataattttattatattataatatatatatatatatatatatatatatatatatatatatataaaataaacttataattgtttaattaataattaaataaatataattaaaaataatattaaattacatatatatataaatacatttataatagtttaattaataataattaaatataattaaaaataaacaaaattataataaaattatatatatatatatattatataattataattgtttaattaaaaacaattaaatgaatataattataaataatattatatataataataaaattatttatatatataatattattatatttttatatatatatataaaaaattatatttttataatatgcaACTTTTATCAACTTTTGCATTCAACATTCAAAGTTTAGAGCAAGACTAGAGTGAGCAGAGTAAAACTGCTACGTCATGCAGTGTCACATAAACTGTTAGCGGATTGGTCAAACCTAAACGGTTGGGGTGTGGCCAATGAGGCTAGAAAGGAATGCAGCCAGAACTGAGCATGACTCGACAATATTGTCACTACCTACTATTTAAAACCACAAAATGActcaatacatttttgtaatgaCAACGCAAACTTGACAGAATTGCAGAGTCATTCAGAGTTGGATCCACAATATTTATTCTATACAAATAATCCTTTTACAAAATCACCATAATGCTGAGTCATAGTGTGTGAGCAGCATTCCTTCATCTGTCACCACTTTCAAATCCTTCCACTTTAGACAGGACAACAGAATCAATGCCAAAGGTTACACCACAGAGATCCATGATAATACAATATGAAACACTAAAATGTACTACAATCTGGTGCATAACTTTATGTTTAGGCATTATTTTTCACCTTGTGGTTGAtaaacaggcaaaaaaaaaaaaagcccataTTAATGCAACGAATTAGCATATGCAAATACTCTTTATTAACTAATTAATAGACAGCATTCTTCCTAACCAATCACACACGTACCTGTTGATCGAATGTCTCCAGAGTCCACCACCACTGAGGGCTCATCCACGACACAAACGCCAGGTTTTCTGCCGCAAAAGCCACGGCCCAGTACAGCAATAGTACCGTACTGTGTCCTCTGGTTCTGTCCCGCACCAGAACCCTCTTTCTCTCCAGACGCAGCAGAGCCACAGCCCAAAGCCAGCCCAGCATGGAGAGACAGCCGTACAGAATCACGTATCCCGGCAGCTCTCCGCTCCGAGCGATCCGAAACACCATCCAGCCCAGAGCCAGCAAGGCGAGCAACACCGACAGGCCCACTTGGAGCCGGTAGAGTCGGGAGCGAGGGATGAACTTGGGCTCCATGTCTGTGCCATAGCGGCCGTAGCATATACACAGGAACGTGCCGAAGAGGAAGGAGAGGGTGAGGAGGATGGACGGCACCAGGGTGAAGTAGAAGCAGAGGGTCAGACCGCCCTCCACCCAGACCTGCTGCATGGAGACTCCGGCTTCACAGTAACTCTTCATCTCCaccatgatgatgatgatgatggatcCACACAAAGAATATCTGGAAAAAGTAATATGGTGAGGAACCAAATAAACTTGTGTTTCCCACAACAAAAATATACTGTGGCAGGCCATAGGTAGcagatggtaataccatggtaatgTATGCTTTTCATATTCACATACTATGGTGttactacatatatatatatatataaattacattttattaattggctaaatttttatttaaaaaataaaaaatacaaatattcaaaagataaaaattataatagtatCTTAACAATACTAAAACAGCTGCATGGTACAGTGATAGTTTCAGACACTGCTACCACAGTATAGAATTATTAACATAATAATATACCATAGTATTTTCATGGTGGTATCACAAGGTACTTTTAAATAATACCAGAATATTACCATTATTCATGTACAAAAAcatcaacaataataaaaaatagatttttcaaattacatattgtttactatattgaacaaaaatatagcaTGTTAATGTCgtaaataatatgtatatgtataaaattgatattaaaactttctaattttattaaatataataaataataatacgtattttaaaaaaacaaggtTTATTCTTGATGATGTTCATGAGCCAGtcaaaacttacattttaacgcaatacaattatattattacgtttatttaatattaggattagcttttattttaattgaccaaaaaaaagttgtgaCCAACTTACTAATACACTACCGTGATAAAACATACTGCATGCATAATATGGTACAACAATACTACTGTACCATGTACAACGAACATGACAGCTCCACTTCTTTGTAAGTGTTATTTATTACAACGTATAGTGTTGTTTATTACCACATTTACACCAAAGCACCACAGTATTACCGTGTGAACTTGTGTTAGGCCAGTAAGAATATGAACTAACCTGTTTCCAACGTTACTGGGATCCTTTTAGTCTTTCGTGTGCGTCCTTGAATAATTATCCCCTCAGATGATGGATTATGGTG
This window encodes:
- the abcb6a gene encoding ATP-binding cassette sub-family B member 6, whose translation is MVEMKSYCEAGVSMQQVWVEGGLTLCFYFTLVPSILLTLSFLFGTFLCICYGRYGTDMEPKFIPRSRLYRLQVGLSVLLALLALGWMVFRIARSGELPGYVILYGCLSMLGWLWAVALLRLERKRVLVRDRTRGHSTVLLLYWAVAFAAENLAFVSWMSPQWWWTLETFDQQIEFAFWLVRYFSSGLLFLLGLKAPGLPSRPYMLLVNEDERDVEHGAPLLGNSEENQSTWKDFRQKVRLLVPYMWPKGNVVLQLLVLLCLGLLGVERVINVFVPIYYKNIVNQLTDGSSWKTLATTVCLYGLLKFLQGGGAGASGFVSNMRSFLWIRVQQYTNRVVQVRLFAHLHSLSLRWHLGRRTGDVLRSIDRGTSSINSLLSYIVFSILPTIADIVIAIIYFISNFNAWFGLIVFVCMALYLTLTIVITEWRTKYRRDMNTQDNNAKSKAVDSLLNFETVKYYNAESYEANRFEDAILKYQVSEWKTNASLAFLNQTQNLIIGLGLLTGSLLCAYFVTEGKFQVGDYVLFGTYIIQLYTPLNWFGTYYRMIQSSFIDMESMFKLFTEEEEVKDDVNAGNLNFRQGKVEFENVFFSYTQGKEILKDVSFTVLPGQTVALVGQSGSGKSTIIRLLFRFYDVQGGCIKIDGQDISKVKQTSLRAHIGVVPQDTVLFNDNIRDNIRYGRVAATDQEVEEAAIAADIHDKIVTFPDGYDTQVGERGLKLSGGEKQRVAIARTILKAPQIILLDEATSALDTQTERNIQASLAKICTNRTSIVVAHRLSTVIGADVILVLLDGQIVERGRHEELLAKGGLYSDMWQKQQQVQDSDSASDSETKDRKSEKLQPQTSTTGHKGH